The following proteins come from a genomic window of Finegoldia magna ATCC 29328:
- a CDS encoding MTH1187 family thiamine-binding protein, whose amino-acid sequence MAILELTLVPIGTQTTSLSQYVAKAYDNVRNKENIKVELNPMGTVMQGDIDELLKAVRDMQEAVFNEGVDRVYSVIKIDDRRDKNASFEQKLDSVNKRLK is encoded by the coding sequence ATGGCTATTTTAGAATTAACATTAGTTCCAATTGGAACACAAACTACGAGTTTATCACAATACGTTGCGAAAGCTTACGATAATGTGAGAAACAAAGAAAATATAAAAGTTGAATTAAATCCAATGGGAACTGTGATGCAAGGAGACATCGACGAATTGTTGAAGGCTGTTCGTGATATGCAAGAAGCAGTGTTTAACGAAGGCGTTGACAGAGTATATTCTGTGATAAAAATTGATGACAGAAGAGATAAGAATGCTTCATTTGAGCAAAAGTTGGATTCTGTAAATAAAAGGTTAAAATAA
- a CDS encoding D-alanyl-D-alanine carboxypeptidase family protein, with protein sequence MKKKLEIVGITLLVVVGLCFIFKIANENKFDKLSFNADCIYVYSIDDEKEIFSKNPDKKVYPASLTKMMTVYTALGKIEDFDKKAPIDKKSYQKLVKQNASMAGFYGNEPTTFEDLLYGTMLASAGECADSLAINVSGSKEKFVDLMNENAKNMGLNNTNFKNSEGMDEDDHYSSAKDMAFLLKNSLKNQKFYKIFTTDKYTSTKTFDHPKGIEIESTVLSRLKDYEQDGFKIIGGKSGTTEKAGLCWATLSEKNGKKYIIIVMGVDFDDIKTPGDGQIQDTIKILKNL encoded by the coding sequence ATGAAAAAGAAACTTGAGATAGTAGGCATTACTCTGTTGGTTGTAGTTGGATTGTGTTTCATTTTCAAAATTGCAAACGAGAATAAATTTGACAAGCTAAGCTTTAATGCAGATTGTATTTACGTTTACTCAATCGATGATGAGAAGGAAATTTTCTCCAAAAATCCAGACAAGAAAGTGTATCCTGCTTCTTTGACCAAGATGATGACGGTGTATACAGCTTTAGGAAAAATTGAAGATTTTGATAAAAAAGCTCCGATAGATAAGAAAAGCTACCAAAAACTTGTAAAACAAAACGCTTCAATGGCAGGCTTTTATGGTAATGAGCCCACTACTTTTGAGGATTTGTTGTATGGAACAATGCTTGCCTCTGCTGGAGAATGTGCAGACAGCTTGGCTATTAATGTAAGTGGCTCAAAGGAAAAATTTGTGGATTTGATGAACGAAAACGCAAAGAATATGGGATTGAATAATACGAATTTCAAAAATTCTGAGGGAATGGATGAGGATGATCATTATTCGAGTGCAAAAGACATGGCGTTTTTGTTGAAAAATTCATTGAAAAATCAAAAATTCTACAAGATTTTCACGACAGATAAGTACACTTCTACGAAAACTTTTGATCATCCAAAAGGAATTGAAATCGAAAGTACAGTTCTTTCTAGATTGAAAGATTACGAGCAAGATGGTTTCAAAATTATTGGTGGCAAAAGTGGTACTACGGAAAAAGCAGGGCTTTGTTGGGCAACTTTGTCCGAAAAAAATGGCAAAAAATACATCATTATTGTAATGGGTGTTGATTTTGACGATATTAAAACTCCTGGAGACGGACAAATCCAAGATACAATTAAGATTTTGAAGAATTTATAA
- a CDS encoding cation:proton antiporter, producing the protein MLKSIAFIIILSLILGKFFKKIKLPPILAFLIVGITLGPFAMNLIDKKILDISSELRTIALVIILTRAGLSLDIDDLKKIGRPAVLMCFVPAVFEMCAVGIFAPIFLKVDVLDAFIIGSIIAAVSPAVVVPRMIRLIEEGYGDEHKIPQLILAGSSCDDVFCIVVFTSLTSLAQTGDINVFKFIAIPFSILIGSVVGAGIGFVLVKFFKRFHMRDTVKVLIILSISFLLLELEKITPIPFSGLIAIMALSMVMKKIYEDLAERLSEKYNKLWVGAEIFLFVLVGATVNVKYAINSGIMVVVLVICALIIRMVGVYASVLKTKLTPKERLFCMVAYTPKATVQAAIGAIPLSMGLKVGDMALTVAVISILITAPFGAIMVDNLYKKLLTR; encoded by the coding sequence ATGTTAAAAAGTATAGCTTTTATAATTATTTTATCGTTGATTTTGGGAAAATTTTTCAAAAAAATAAAATTGCCACCGATATTGGCATTTTTAATAGTTGGAATAACTCTCGGACCGTTCGCGATGAATCTTATTGACAAGAAAATTCTTGACATTTCATCTGAACTGAGAACTATTGCGCTGGTAATAATCTTGACTCGTGCAGGATTGTCGCTGGACATCGACGATTTGAAAAAAATCGGACGACCAGCGGTGTTAATGTGTTTCGTACCGGCAGTTTTTGAAATGTGCGCTGTGGGAATCTTCGCGCCGATATTTTTGAAGGTTGATGTGTTGGATGCATTTATAATCGGATCGATAATCGCTGCGGTGTCTCCAGCGGTTGTCGTTCCACGAATGATACGACTTATCGAAGAAGGCTACGGAGATGAACACAAAATCCCACAACTTATCTTGGCTGGAAGTAGCTGCGACGATGTTTTCTGCATTGTTGTGTTCACATCGCTGACATCTCTCGCACAAACAGGAGACATCAATGTGTTCAAATTCATCGCCATTCCTTTTTCTATTTTGATAGGAAGTGTCGTAGGAGCTGGAATAGGATTTGTGTTGGTGAAATTTTTCAAGAGATTTCACATGCGTGACACAGTAAAAGTTTTGATTATATTGAGCATTTCGTTCTTGCTTTTAGAATTGGAAAAAATAACACCAATTCCATTTTCGGGACTCATCGCAATAATGGCATTGTCCATGGTTATGAAGAAGATTTACGAAGATTTGGCGGAAAGATTATCAGAAAAATACAACAAATTGTGGGTTGGCGCAGAAATATTCTTGTTCGTATTAGTAGGAGCGACTGTAAATGTAAAATACGCGATAAATTCTGGAATCATGGTGGTTGTTTTGGTGATTTGTGCCTTGATAATCAGAATGGTGGGCGTGTATGCATCTGTTTTGAAGACAAAATTAACACCAAAAGAAAGATTATTCTGCATGGTAGCCTACACTCCAAAAGCAACTGTGCAAGCAGCAATCGGTGCAATTCCTCTATCGATGGGATTGAAAGTGGGGGATATGGCATTGACTGTAGCGGTTATTTCTATTTTGATCACTGCACCATTTGGAGCGATAATGGTGGATAATTTGTATAAGAAATTGTTAACAAGATAA
- the pflA gene encoding pyruvate formate-lyase-activating protein has translation MDNEIKGYVHSIETMGLVDGPGNRTIFFLQGCPLKCVYCHNPDSQNIHGGKEYTVDEIIKIARRYKPYHGQEGGVTISGGEPLLQGEFLKELVKRLKQEGFNTCLDTSGVGDKKYYSEILPYIDTILLDFKAFDSKLYKQITFMEDKNFLEFVNDLESNGFCGNIWARHVMVPGFTDNYEEMDKFVESLDKIKNMVERIEILPYHLGGVYKYKNLGRKYFLENVEAMDKKVAEKFEKYVNAQFAKTVSDSRRDEALNFQARKITEEQFDMEDNKKYLLEAIKDVELFKGIDNVDYDEAIEKMKFLKLKAEDYLFKPGDSAENMYVIHKGTIKVFHNTIDGREQILYLYHENDFVGGHNILEDVKYIYMGQALTDCEVIMIPRDIFNKYLINSPLALTKILKKSFERIRLAEDLVQRLSTSNATMKTAALLLRLKDTMGVETKDGIRLDLAMNREELGNYSGLTRETITRKLGEFKKLGYIDLIGTKVIVIKNVKILEELVL, from the coding sequence ATGGACAATGAAATAAAAGGTTATGTGCATTCTATCGAAACTATGGGACTTGTCGATGGACCGGGAAACAGAACTATATTTTTCTTGCAAGGTTGTCCATTGAAATGCGTTTACTGCCACAATCCAGATTCTCAAAACATACATGGTGGAAAAGAATACACGGTAGATGAAATTATAAAAATAGCGAGAAGATACAAGCCGTATCACGGACAAGAAGGCGGAGTCACGATTTCTGGAGGAGAACCTCTGTTGCAGGGAGAATTCTTAAAAGAATTGGTGAAAAGACTCAAACAAGAAGGATTCAACACTTGCTTGGATACATCTGGTGTTGGCGATAAAAAATACTACTCTGAAATTCTTCCATATATAGATACAATACTACTTGATTTCAAAGCTTTCGACTCCAAATTGTACAAGCAAATTACATTTATGGAAGACAAGAATTTCCTAGAATTTGTAAATGATTTAGAATCTAATGGATTTTGCGGAAATATTTGGGCGAGACATGTCATGGTTCCAGGATTTACCGATAACTACGAAGAAATGGATAAGTTTGTAGAATCTTTAGATAAAATAAAAAATATGGTTGAAAGAATTGAAATTTTACCATATCATTTAGGTGGAGTATACAAATACAAAAATTTGGGTAGAAAATACTTCCTTGAAAATGTCGAAGCGATGGATAAAAAAGTTGCAGAAAAATTTGAAAAATACGTTAATGCACAATTTGCCAAGACCGTAAGCGACAGCAGACGTGATGAAGCTTTGAATTTTCAAGCTAGGAAAATAACAGAGGAGCAATTTGATATGGAAGATAATAAAAAATACTTGTTGGAAGCTATAAAAGATGTGGAGCTTTTTAAAGGAATTGACAATGTCGATTACGATGAAGCAATTGAAAAAATGAAATTTCTTAAATTAAAAGCAGAAGACTACCTCTTTAAGCCTGGAGATTCTGCCGAAAACATGTATGTAATCCACAAAGGAACGATAAAAGTTTTTCACAATACAATTGATGGAAGAGAACAAATTCTGTATTTGTATCACGAAAATGATTTTGTGGGTGGTCATAATATTTTGGAAGATGTAAAATACATCTACATGGGTCAAGCATTGACAGACTGTGAAGTTATAATGATTCCTAGAGATATTTTCAATAAATATTTGATAAATTCACCACTTGCTCTTACTAAAATTTTGAAGAAAAGTTTCGAAAGAATTAGACTTGCAGAAGATTTGGTGCAAAGATTATCCACTAGCAATGCTACTATGAAAACTGCGGCGCTTTTATTACGATTAAAAGATACAATGGGAGTGGAAACTAAGGACGGAATAAGGCTAGACCTTGCGATGAACAGAGAAGAACTTGGAAATTATTCTGGACTTACAAGAGAAACTATTACTAGAAAATTAGGAGAATTCAAAAAGCTTGGATACATCGATTTGATTGGAACCAAGGTCATTGTGATTAAAAATGTCAAAATACTAGAAGAATTGGTGTTGTAG
- the pflB gene encoding formate C-acetyltransferase, whose protein sequence is MSNLFDNEQFKKAWEGFNDGDWADEINVRDFIQQNYTPYEGDDSFLVGPTQKTKTLWNEVNDMIVEEVKSKKIKVDLERFSGINNFDAGYIDKDNEVIFGLQTDEPMKRIMNPYGGFRMVENSLKAYGLEMDPVIKEKFNEYRKTHNQGTFDAYTKEMRTFRSVGLLTGLPDAYGRGRIIGDYRRIALYGIDYLKAMRIRDKENLTGDATEEIIRRREEFSEQIRAFDEIKDMAMSYGFDISRPAMNATEAVQWLYFGYLAAVKENNGAAMSIGRNTAFLDIYIKRDMEKGILDEERAQELVDQLVIKLRMVRHLRTPEYDELFAGDPTWVTESIGGMGVDGRTLVTKTSFRFLHTLINIDTSPEPNMTVLWSDNLPRAFKDFCSMMSIKTASIQYENDDVMRDVYGDDYAIACCVSAMQVGKQMQYFGARANLAKALLYSINGGVDEVYRDKKTGEIVTVIDGIEKDDSEILDYDKVVANYKKVIDKLAKVYVNAMNTIHYMHDKYAYEKGQMALHDPEVHRFIAFGIAGIAIAADSLSAIKYAKVKPIRDENGLAVDFEVEGDFPRYGNDDDRADDLAIAISKYFIESLRKTKAYRNAEHTLSLLTITSNVTYGKKTGSTPDGRKKGEPFAPGANPMNGADKSGALASLNSVAKMPYKNVNQDGISNTFSIIPNALGKNEEERITNLTNIMNGYFNQDAFHLNVNVMDRELLEDAMENPEKYPNLTIRVSGYAVRFNQLDREHQLDVINRTFHEFV, encoded by the coding sequence TTTCCTAGTAGGTCCAACACAAAAAACTAAAACTTTATGGAACGAAGTAAACGATATGATCGTCGAAGAAGTAAAATCTAAGAAAATCAAGGTTGATCTTGAAAGATTCAGTGGAATTAATAATTTCGATGCAGGATATATCGACAAGGACAACGAAGTTATTTTTGGATTACAAACAGACGAACCTATGAAAAGGATTATGAATCCATATGGTGGTTTTAGAATGGTTGAAAATTCTTTGAAAGCTTATGGTTTGGAAATGGATCCAGTTATCAAAGAAAAATTCAATGAATACAGAAAAACACACAACCAAGGAACATTTGATGCTTACACAAAAGAAATGAGAACTTTCAGATCAGTTGGTTTGTTGACAGGACTTCCTGATGCTTACGGAAGAGGAAGAATTATCGGCGATTACAGAAGAATTGCTTTGTATGGTATAGATTATTTGAAAGCTATGAGAATTAGAGACAAGGAAAATTTGACAGGGGATGCTACTGAAGAAATCATTCGTAGACGTGAAGAATTTTCTGAACAAATCAGAGCTTTTGACGAAATAAAAGACATGGCGATGAGTTATGGATTTGATATATCAAGACCAGCAATGAATGCGACTGAAGCTGTTCAATGGTTGTATTTCGGATATTTGGCAGCAGTAAAAGAAAACAACGGAGCTGCTATGTCAATCGGAAGAAACACAGCGTTCTTGGATATTTATATCAAAAGAGATATGGAAAAAGGGATCTTAGATGAAGAACGTGCACAAGAATTGGTGGATCAATTAGTCATCAAACTTAGAATGGTTAGACATTTACGTACTCCTGAATACGATGAATTATTCGCTGGAGATCCTACTTGGGTTACAGAATCAATCGGTGGAATGGGCGTTGATGGAAGAACTTTGGTTACGAAAACTTCATTTAGATTTTTGCACACTTTAATCAACATCGATACATCACCAGAACCAAACATGACAGTTTTGTGGTCAGATAATTTACCACGCGCTTTCAAGGATTTCTGTTCAATGATGAGTATCAAAACAGCTTCCATTCAATACGAAAACGACGATGTTATGCGTGATGTTTACGGAGACGACTACGCAATCGCATGTTGTGTATCTGCAATGCAAGTTGGAAAACAAATGCAATATTTTGGAGCGAGAGCAAACCTTGCAAAAGCACTTTTGTATTCAATCAACGGTGGTGTAGACGAAGTTTACAGAGACAAGAAAACAGGCGAGATCGTAACTGTAATAGATGGAATTGAAAAAGACGATTCAGAAATTTTGGATTACGATAAAGTCGTTGCGAACTACAAAAAAGTAATCGATAAACTTGCGAAAGTTTACGTGAATGCTATGAACACAATTCACTACATGCACGACAAATACGCTTATGAAAAAGGACAAATGGCTCTTCATGACCCAGAAGTACACAGATTCATAGCTTTTGGTATCGCAGGAATTGCCATTGCAGCAGATTCGTTGTCAGCAATAAAATATGCAAAAGTAAAACCAATCAGAGATGAAAACGGATTGGCTGTGGATTTTGAAGTTGAAGGAGATTTCCCAAGATACGGAAATGACGATGACAGGGCAGATGATTTGGCAATAGCTATAAGTAAGTATTTCATAGAATCTTTGAGAAAAACAAAAGCTTACAGAAACGCAGAGCACACTTTGAGTTTGTTGACAATAACTTCAAATGTAACTTACGGTAAGAAAACTGGTAGCACACCAGATGGACGTAAAAAAGGCGAACCATTTGCACCAGGAGCAAACCCAATGAATGGCGCAGACAAATCAGGAGCACTTGCTTCATTGAACTCTGTAGCAAAAATGCCTTACAAGAACGTAAATCAAGACGGAATTTCAAATACTTTCTCAATCATTCCAAATGCACTTGGCAAAAACGAAGAAGAAAGAATAACAAACTTGACAAACATCATGAATGGATATTTCAACCAAGACGCATTCCATTTGAATGTTAACGTAATGGATCGTGAATTGTTGGAAGATGCGATGGAAAATCCAGAAAAATATCCTAACCTAACTATAAGAGTTTCAGGATACGCTGTAAGATTTAACCAATTAGACCGCGAACATCAACTAGATGTAATCAACAGAACATTCCATGAGTTTGTATAA